One Ricinus communis isolate WT05 ecotype wild-type chromosome 1, ASM1957865v1, whole genome shotgun sequence DNA window includes the following coding sequences:
- the LOC8286474 gene encoding acyl-carrier-protein phosphodiesterase PptH isoform X1, with protein MFLQLRVIPFCLSLSPQPSNYVPKRIIAFRKYTRERPQISRSRSSFGDGVSVFVVSDLHTDYPENMTWVKSLSSKRHNKKDVLLVAGDVAETCSNFFFTMSLLKDTFQHVFYVPGNHDLWCRWDQDRCLDSLEKLNKLLDACRILGVETTPMILDGLGIIPLFSWYHESFDREEDITGIRIPSLEMVCKDFHACKWPGDLSSRDTSLALYFDAINEENGDKIKVIQRTCSQIITFSHFVPRQELCPEKRMLFYPNLPKIIGSDCLEDRIRLIHGTTANASMCHVFGHTHFCWDAMLDGVRYVQAPLAYPRERKRRMNGGETWLPFCIYADGKFAERLSPCYWSDYYAANPREPHNSELAPWVARFYNRLQ; from the exons ATGTTTCTTCAACTGAGAGTGATTCCCTTTTGCCTGAGTTTATCTCCCCAGCCTTCAAATTATGTTCCCAAACGAATTATAGCATTCAGAAAATACACGAGAGAAAGGCCTCAAATATCACGGTCACGGTCTTCATTTGGAGATGGCGTTAGTGTTTTTGTGGTTTCTGATTTGCATACTGATTATCCTGAGAACATGACATGGGTCAAGTCCTTGTCATCAAAGAGGCACAACAAGAAAGATGTTCTTTTGGTTGCTGGTGATGTAGCTGAGACCTGCAGCAACTTTTTCTTCACCATGTCCCTTTTGAAGGATACATTTCAACATGTCTTCTACGTACCAGGAAACCATGATCTTTGGTGTCGCTGGGACCAAGACCGTTGT CTTGATTCTCTTGAAAAGCTGAATAAATTGCTCGATGCATGCAGAATACTTGGAGTTGAGACCACACCCATGATTTTAGATGGCTTAGGAATCATACCTCTCTTTTCTTGGTATCATGAG AGTTTTGATAGAGAGGAGGACATCACTGGCATCCGAATACCGTCCTTGGAAATG GTATGCAAGGACTTTCATGCATGCAAATGGCCAGGAGACCTTTCAAGCAGAGACACTTCCCTTGCTTTGTACTTTGATGCAATTAATGAAGAAAATGGAGATAAAATCAAGGTCATCCAGAGGACTTGTAGCCAAATAATTACATTTTCACATTTTGTTCCTAG GCAAGAGCTATGTCCAGAGAAGAGGATGCTATTCTATCCAAACCTACCTAAAATAATTGGTTCTGATTGTCTTGAGGATCGCATAAGATTAATACATGGAACTACAGCAAATGCATCTATGTGCCATGTGTTTGGCCATACTCATTTTTGTTGGGATGCAATGCTTGATGGTGTCAG ATATGTACAGGCACCTTTAGCCTACCCTAGAGAAAGGAAGAGGAGGATGAATGGGGGTGAAACTTGGCTGCCATTTTGTATCTATGCTGATGGTAAATTTGCTGAGAGACTTTCACCTTGTTATTGGTCTGATTACTATGCAGCTAATCCAAGAGAACCTCATAACAGTGAACTTGCTCCTTGGGTTGCCAGATTCTATAACCGATTACAGTAG
- the LOC8286468 gene encoding protein PSY3 — protein MDKGVGLCFCLLLVFALLSSARNPIPISENGIALANTGRSLKAMLNDYSEPSANQGHDPRSKDGNNNGGGGGNSRGGGGGGGGHSRRGLPH, from the exons ATGGATAAGGGCGTTGGGCTGTGTTTCTGTCTCTTGCTCGTCTTTGCTCTGCTGTCTTCTGCTCGTAACCCCATTCCCATCTCAG AGAATGGAATAGCATTAGCCAATACTGGAAGATCTTTGAAAGCAATGCTTAACGATTATAGTGAGCCTTCGGCAAATCAAGGGCATGATCCCCGATCAAAAGACGGAAACAATAATGGCGGCGGCGGCGGCAACAGCagaggtggtggtggtggtggtggtggccATAGTCGGAGAGGCTTACCTCactga
- the LOC8286471 gene encoding probable leucine-rich repeat receptor-like protein kinase At1g68400 isoform X2, with amino-acid sequence MNFILCVFLAAALPLHFPLTSPVSSFHFNEYYPGERDALLQLRNSMTSSFNLHSNWTGPPCIGNLSRWFGVVCSDWHVTHLVLEGIQLSGSLPPAFLCHITFLTTLSFTNNSIFGPLPNLTSLAHLQSVLLSYNRFAGSIPSDYIELPSLQQLELQQNYLQGQIPPFNQSTLIDFNVSYNYLQGSIPETDVLRRFPETSFSNLDVCGFPLKLCPVPPPPPAILPPPPIIPPKDRKKKLPIWSIVSIAVAAALITFLLAFICFCCYKQAHKKETAKEPEAGATSSAGWTDKKLTLSQRTEDPERRVELEFFDRNIPVFDLDDLLRSSAEVLGKGKLGTTYKSNLESNAVVAVKRVKNMNCLSKKEFIQQMQLLGKLRHENLVHIISFYYSKEEKLVIYEYVPNGNLFELLHDNRGVGRVPLNWAARLSVVKDVARGLAFLHRSLPSHKVPHANLKSSNVLIHQNGPQSYRSKLTNYGFLPLLPSKKYSQRLAIGRSPEFSSGKKLTHKADVYCFGIILLEVITGRIPSEVSPGNDEREDDLSDWVKTAVNNDWSTDILDVEIMATREGHDDMLKLTEIALECTDVAPEKRPKMTEVLRRIEEIEFNSRAKS; translated from the exons atGAATTTCATTCTCTGCGTGTTTCTTGCAGCAGCATTGCCTCTGCACTTTCCGTTAACATCTCCTGTTAGTTCCTTTCACTTCAATGAATATTACCCTGGAGAACGAGATGCGTTATTGCAGCTGAGGAATTCCATGACTTCCTCTTTCAATTTGCATAGTAATTGGACCGGACCTCCTTGTATTGGAAATTTAAGCAGATGGTTTGGGGTTGTTTGTTCCGATTGGCACGTCACGCACCTTGTCCTTGAAGGGATCCAGCTCTCGGGTTCTCTCCCCCCTGCATTCTTATGCCACATTACTTTTCTGACCACACTCAGCTTTACAAACAATTCTATCTTTGGACCTCTTCCTAATCTCACCAGTCTTGCTCACTTGCAATCTGTTTTGCTTTCATACAATCGATTCGCGGGTTCAATCCCTTCCGACTACATCGAATTGCCAAGTCTTCAACAGCTAGAGCTTCAACAAAACTATTTGCAGGGTCAAATTCCGCCTTTCAATCAGTCTACATTGATAGATTTCAATGTTTCTTACAATTACCTCCAAGGTTCAATTCCTGAAACAGATGTTCTTCGAAGGTTCCCAGAGACTTCCTTCAGTAACTTGGATGTTTGTGGCTTTCCATTAAAACTCTGCCCAGTTCCACCTCCTCCACCCGCCATTTTGCCACCGCCGCCTATAATTCCACCCAAGgacaggaaaaagaaacttcCAATTTGGAGCATTGTATCAATTGCGGTGGCAGCTGCCTTGATTACCTTCCTGCTTGCCTTTATTTGCTTTTGCTGCTACAAGCAGGCgcacaaaaaagaaacagcAAAAGAACCAGAAGCAG GGGCTACTAGTTCTGCAGGGTGGACAGACAAGAAATTAACACTTTCCCAAAGGACAGAGGACCCTGAAAGAAGAGTGGAGTTGGAATTTTTTGACAGGAATATACCTGTCTTTGACTTGGATGATTTGCTAAGGTCATCGGCAGAAGTGTTAGGGAAGGGGAAACTTGGCACTACCTACAAATCAAACCTGGAATCCAATGCTGTCGTTGCTGTTAAAAGAGTCAAGAATATGAATTGCTTGAGCAAGAAAGAATTTATCCAGCAGATGCAGCTGCTGGGAAAACTAAGGCATGAAAACCTGGTGCACATCATCTCTTTTTACTACTCCAAAGAGGAAAAGCTGGTTATCTATGAATACGTACCAAATGGCAATTTGTTTGAGCTGTTGCATG ATAATAGAGGTGTGGGAAGAGTACCACTGAATTGGGCTGCAAGACTGTCTGTAGTAAAAGATGTAGCAAGGGGTCTTGCTTTCCTTCACCGATCCTTGCCTTCTCACAAGGTGCCTCATGCCAACCTCAAATCATCTAACGTACTAATCCATCAAAATGGACCGCAAAGCTACCGTTCCAAGCTCACAAACTATGGCTTCTTGCCGCTTCTGCCTTCAAAGAAGTATTCCCAGAGGCTAGCAATTGGACGATCACCTGAATTCTCTTCAGGGAAGAAGCTGACACACAAAGCCGATGTATACTGCTTTGGCATTATCCTACTAGAAGTCATAACAGGAAGGATTCCAAGCGAGGTTTCTCCAGGAAATGATGAAAGGGAAGATGATCTTTCTGACTGGGTTAAAACAGCAGTTAACAATGATTGGTCTACAGATATATTAGACGTAGAAATAATGGCAACAAGAGAAGGCCATGATGATATGTTGAAGCTTACAGAAATAGCTCTGGAGTGCACAGATGTTGCGCCTGAGAAGCGCCCAAAAATGACCGAAGTATTGAGAAGGATAGAAGAGATCGAGTTCAATAGCAGGGCCaaaagttaa
- the LOC8286469 gene encoding PHD finger-like domain-containing protein 5A has translation MAKHHPDLIMCRKQPGIAIGRLCEKDDGKCVICDSYVRPCTLVRICDECNYGSFQGRCVICGGVGISDAYYCKECTQQEKDRDGCPKIVNLGSAKTDLFYERKKYGFKKR, from the coding sequence ATGGCCAAGCATCATCCTGATCTGATCATGTGCCGGAAGCAGCCAGGAATTGCCATTGGACGACTTTGTGAGAAAGATGATGGGAAATGTGTGATATGTGATTCTTATGTGCGTCCTTGCACACTTGTACGAATATGTGATGAATGCAACTACGGATCCTTCCAAGGTCGGTGCGTTATCTGTGGAGGCGTTGGTATCTCAGATGCCTACTATTGCAAAGAGTGCACACAGCAGGAGAAAGATAGGGATGGATGCCCAAAAATTGTTAATTTAGGAAGTGCCAAAACAGATCTGTTCTATGAGCGCAAGAAGTATGGTTTTAAGAAAAGATAA
- the LOC8286474 gene encoding acyl-carrier-protein phosphodiesterase PptH isoform X4: MFLQLRVIPFCLSLSPQPSNYVPKRIIAFRKYTRERPQISRSRSSFGDGVSVFVVSDLHTDYPENMTWVKSLSSKRHNKKDVLLVAGDVAETCSNFFFTMSLLKDTFQHVFYVPGNHDLWCRWDQDRCLDSLEKLNKLLDACRILGVETTPMILDGLGIIPLFSWYHESFDREEDITGIRIPSLEMVCKDFHACKWPGDLSSRDTSLALYFDAINEENGDKIKVIQRTCSQIITFSHFVPRQELCPEKRMLFYPNLPKIIGSDCLEDRIRLIHGTTANASMCHVFGHTHFCWDAMLDGVRLSSFSFGTILFIQFCNDRSAH, encoded by the exons ATGTTTCTTCAACTGAGAGTGATTCCCTTTTGCCTGAGTTTATCTCCCCAGCCTTCAAATTATGTTCCCAAACGAATTATAGCATTCAGAAAATACACGAGAGAAAGGCCTCAAATATCACGGTCACGGTCTTCATTTGGAGATGGCGTTAGTGTTTTTGTGGTTTCTGATTTGCATACTGATTATCCTGAGAACATGACATGGGTCAAGTCCTTGTCATCAAAGAGGCACAACAAGAAAGATGTTCTTTTGGTTGCTGGTGATGTAGCTGAGACCTGCAGCAACTTTTTCTTCACCATGTCCCTTTTGAAGGATACATTTCAACATGTCTTCTACGTACCAGGAAACCATGATCTTTGGTGTCGCTGGGACCAAGACCGTTGT CTTGATTCTCTTGAAAAGCTGAATAAATTGCTCGATGCATGCAGAATACTTGGAGTTGAGACCACACCCATGATTTTAGATGGCTTAGGAATCATACCTCTCTTTTCTTGGTATCATGAG AGTTTTGATAGAGAGGAGGACATCACTGGCATCCGAATACCGTCCTTGGAAATG GTATGCAAGGACTTTCATGCATGCAAATGGCCAGGAGACCTTTCAAGCAGAGACACTTCCCTTGCTTTGTACTTTGATGCAATTAATGAAGAAAATGGAGATAAAATCAAGGTCATCCAGAGGACTTGTAGCCAAATAATTACATTTTCACATTTTGTTCCTAG GCAAGAGCTATGTCCAGAGAAGAGGATGCTATTCTATCCAAACCTACCTAAAATAATTGGTTCTGATTGTCTTGAGGATCGCATAAGATTAATACATGGAACTACAGCAAATGCATCTATGTGCCATGTGTTTGGCCATACTCATTTTTGTTGGGATGCAATGCTTGATGGTGTCAG GctgtcttctttttcttttggtacaATTCTTTTCATTCAATTCTGCAACGATAGGAGTGCCCATTAG
- the LOC8286474 gene encoding acyl-carrier-protein phosphodiesterase PptH isoform X2, whose amino-acid sequence MFLQLRVIPFCLSLSPQPSNYVPKRIIAFRKYTRERPQISRSRSSFGDGVSVFVVSDLHTDYPENMTWVKSLSSKRHNKKDVLLVAGDVAETCSNFFFTMSLLKDTFQHVFYVPGNHDLWCRWDQDRCLDSLEKLNKLLDACRILGVETTPMILDGLGIIPLFSWYHESFDREEDITGIRIPSLEMVCKDFHACKWPGDLSSRDTSLALYFDAINEENGDKIKVIQRTCSQIITFSHFVPRQELCPEKRMLFYPNLPKIIGSDCLEDRIRLIHGTTANASMCHVFGHTHFCWDAMLDGVRYVQAPLAYPRERKRRMNGGETWLPFCIYADDSITDYSRYHTT is encoded by the exons ATGTTTCTTCAACTGAGAGTGATTCCCTTTTGCCTGAGTTTATCTCCCCAGCCTTCAAATTATGTTCCCAAACGAATTATAGCATTCAGAAAATACACGAGAGAAAGGCCTCAAATATCACGGTCACGGTCTTCATTTGGAGATGGCGTTAGTGTTTTTGTGGTTTCTGATTTGCATACTGATTATCCTGAGAACATGACATGGGTCAAGTCCTTGTCATCAAAGAGGCACAACAAGAAAGATGTTCTTTTGGTTGCTGGTGATGTAGCTGAGACCTGCAGCAACTTTTTCTTCACCATGTCCCTTTTGAAGGATACATTTCAACATGTCTTCTACGTACCAGGAAACCATGATCTTTGGTGTCGCTGGGACCAAGACCGTTGT CTTGATTCTCTTGAAAAGCTGAATAAATTGCTCGATGCATGCAGAATACTTGGAGTTGAGACCACACCCATGATTTTAGATGGCTTAGGAATCATACCTCTCTTTTCTTGGTATCATGAG AGTTTTGATAGAGAGGAGGACATCACTGGCATCCGAATACCGTCCTTGGAAATG GTATGCAAGGACTTTCATGCATGCAAATGGCCAGGAGACCTTTCAAGCAGAGACACTTCCCTTGCTTTGTACTTTGATGCAATTAATGAAGAAAATGGAGATAAAATCAAGGTCATCCAGAGGACTTGTAGCCAAATAATTACATTTTCACATTTTGTTCCTAG GCAAGAGCTATGTCCAGAGAAGAGGATGCTATTCTATCCAAACCTACCTAAAATAATTGGTTCTGATTGTCTTGAGGATCGCATAAGATTAATACATGGAACTACAGCAAATGCATCTATGTGCCATGTGTTTGGCCATACTCATTTTTGTTGGGATGCAATGCTTGATGGTGTCAG ATATGTACAGGCACCTTTAGCCTACCCTAGAGAAAGGAAGAGGAGGATGAATGGGGGTGAAACTTGGCTGCCATTTTGTATCTATGCTGATG ATTCTATAACCGATTACAGTAGATACCACACAACCTGA
- the LOC8286471 gene encoding probable leucine-rich repeat receptor-like protein kinase At1g68400 isoform X1: MNFILCVFLAAALPLHFPLTSPVSSFHFNEYYPGERDALLQLRNSMTSSFNLHSNWTGPPCIGNLSRWFGVVCSDWHVTHLVLEGIQLSGSLPPAFLCHITFLTTLSFTNNSIFGPLPNLTSLAHLQSVLLSYNRFAGSIPSDYIELPSLQQLELQQNYLQGQIPPFNQSTLIDFNVSYNYLQGSIPETDVLRRFPETSFSNLDVCGFPLKLCPVPPPPPAILPPPPIIPPKDRKKKLPIWSIVSIAVAAALITFLLAFICFCCYKQAHKKETAKEPEAGTGATSSAGWTDKKLTLSQRTEDPERRVELEFFDRNIPVFDLDDLLRSSAEVLGKGKLGTTYKSNLESNAVVAVKRVKNMNCLSKKEFIQQMQLLGKLRHENLVHIISFYYSKEEKLVIYEYVPNGNLFELLHDNRGVGRVPLNWAARLSVVKDVARGLAFLHRSLPSHKVPHANLKSSNVLIHQNGPQSYRSKLTNYGFLPLLPSKKYSQRLAIGRSPEFSSGKKLTHKADVYCFGIILLEVITGRIPSEVSPGNDEREDDLSDWVKTAVNNDWSTDILDVEIMATREGHDDMLKLTEIALECTDVAPEKRPKMTEVLRRIEEIEFNSRAKS; the protein is encoded by the exons atGAATTTCATTCTCTGCGTGTTTCTTGCAGCAGCATTGCCTCTGCACTTTCCGTTAACATCTCCTGTTAGTTCCTTTCACTTCAATGAATATTACCCTGGAGAACGAGATGCGTTATTGCAGCTGAGGAATTCCATGACTTCCTCTTTCAATTTGCATAGTAATTGGACCGGACCTCCTTGTATTGGAAATTTAAGCAGATGGTTTGGGGTTGTTTGTTCCGATTGGCACGTCACGCACCTTGTCCTTGAAGGGATCCAGCTCTCGGGTTCTCTCCCCCCTGCATTCTTATGCCACATTACTTTTCTGACCACACTCAGCTTTACAAACAATTCTATCTTTGGACCTCTTCCTAATCTCACCAGTCTTGCTCACTTGCAATCTGTTTTGCTTTCATACAATCGATTCGCGGGTTCAATCCCTTCCGACTACATCGAATTGCCAAGTCTTCAACAGCTAGAGCTTCAACAAAACTATTTGCAGGGTCAAATTCCGCCTTTCAATCAGTCTACATTGATAGATTTCAATGTTTCTTACAATTACCTCCAAGGTTCAATTCCTGAAACAGATGTTCTTCGAAGGTTCCCAGAGACTTCCTTCAGTAACTTGGATGTTTGTGGCTTTCCATTAAAACTCTGCCCAGTTCCACCTCCTCCACCCGCCATTTTGCCACCGCCGCCTATAATTCCACCCAAGgacaggaaaaagaaacttcCAATTTGGAGCATTGTATCAATTGCGGTGGCAGCTGCCTTGATTACCTTCCTGCTTGCCTTTATTTGCTTTTGCTGCTACAAGCAGGCgcacaaaaaagaaacagcAAAAGAACCAGAAGCAG GAACAGGGGCTACTAGTTCTGCAGGGTGGACAGACAAGAAATTAACACTTTCCCAAAGGACAGAGGACCCTGAAAGAAGAGTGGAGTTGGAATTTTTTGACAGGAATATACCTGTCTTTGACTTGGATGATTTGCTAAGGTCATCGGCAGAAGTGTTAGGGAAGGGGAAACTTGGCACTACCTACAAATCAAACCTGGAATCCAATGCTGTCGTTGCTGTTAAAAGAGTCAAGAATATGAATTGCTTGAGCAAGAAAGAATTTATCCAGCAGATGCAGCTGCTGGGAAAACTAAGGCATGAAAACCTGGTGCACATCATCTCTTTTTACTACTCCAAAGAGGAAAAGCTGGTTATCTATGAATACGTACCAAATGGCAATTTGTTTGAGCTGTTGCATG ATAATAGAGGTGTGGGAAGAGTACCACTGAATTGGGCTGCAAGACTGTCTGTAGTAAAAGATGTAGCAAGGGGTCTTGCTTTCCTTCACCGATCCTTGCCTTCTCACAAGGTGCCTCATGCCAACCTCAAATCATCTAACGTACTAATCCATCAAAATGGACCGCAAAGCTACCGTTCCAAGCTCACAAACTATGGCTTCTTGCCGCTTCTGCCTTCAAAGAAGTATTCCCAGAGGCTAGCAATTGGACGATCACCTGAATTCTCTTCAGGGAAGAAGCTGACACACAAAGCCGATGTATACTGCTTTGGCATTATCCTACTAGAAGTCATAACAGGAAGGATTCCAAGCGAGGTTTCTCCAGGAAATGATGAAAGGGAAGATGATCTTTCTGACTGGGTTAAAACAGCAGTTAACAATGATTGGTCTACAGATATATTAGACGTAGAAATAATGGCAACAAGAGAAGGCCATGATGATATGTTGAAGCTTACAGAAATAGCTCTGGAGTGCACAGATGTTGCGCCTGAGAAGCGCCCAAAAATGACCGAAGTATTGAGAAGGATAGAAGAGATCGAGTTCAATAGCAGGGCCaaaagttaa
- the LOC8286470 gene encoding PHD finger-like domain-containing protein 5A, which translates to MAKHHPDLIMCRKEPGIAIGRLCEKCDGKCVICDSYVRPCTLVRVCDECNYGSFQGRCVICGGVGISDAYYCKECTQQEKDRDGCPKIVNLGSAKTDLFYERKKYGFKKR; encoded by the coding sequence ATGGCCAAGCATCATCCTGATTTAATCATGTGTCGGAAGGAGCCAGGAATTGCCATCGGACGACTTTGTGAGAAATGTGATGGGAAATGTGTAATATGCGACTCTTATGTGCGTCCTTGCACGCTAGTGCGGGTTTGTGACGAGTGCAATTACGGGTCCTTCCAAGGTCGGTGCGTTATATGTGGGGGAGTGGGTATATCTGATGCTTACTATTGCAAAGAGTGCACCCAGCAGGAGAAAGACAGGGATGGGTGTCCTAAAATTGTTAACTTAGGGAGTGCGAAGACAGATCTGTTCTATGAACGTAAGAAATATGGATTCAAGAAAAGATGA
- the LOC8286474 gene encoding acyl-carrier-protein phosphodiesterase PptH isoform X3: MFLQLRVIPFCLSLSPQPSNYVPKRIIAFRKYTRERPQISRSRSSFGDGVSVFVVSDLHTDYPENMTWVKSLSSKRHNKKDVLLVAGDVAETCSNFFFTMSLLKDTFQHVFYVPGNHDLWCRWDQDRCLDSLEKLNKLLDACRILGVETTPMILDGLGIIPLFSWYHEVIVPQFSIFLLMLANIALAYLFYRVLIERRTSLASEYRPWKWQELCPEKRMLFYPNLPKIIGSDCLEDRIRLIHGTTANASMCHVFGHTHFCWDAMLDGVRYVQAPLAYPRERKRRMNGGETWLPFCIYADGKFAERLSPCYWSDYYAANPREPHNSELAPWVARFYNRLQ, from the exons ATGTTTCTTCAACTGAGAGTGATTCCCTTTTGCCTGAGTTTATCTCCCCAGCCTTCAAATTATGTTCCCAAACGAATTATAGCATTCAGAAAATACACGAGAGAAAGGCCTCAAATATCACGGTCACGGTCTTCATTTGGAGATGGCGTTAGTGTTTTTGTGGTTTCTGATTTGCATACTGATTATCCTGAGAACATGACATGGGTCAAGTCCTTGTCATCAAAGAGGCACAACAAGAAAGATGTTCTTTTGGTTGCTGGTGATGTAGCTGAGACCTGCAGCAACTTTTTCTTCACCATGTCCCTTTTGAAGGATACATTTCAACATGTCTTCTACGTACCAGGAAACCATGATCTTTGGTGTCGCTGGGACCAAGACCGTTGT CTTGATTCTCTTGAAAAGCTGAATAAATTGCTCGATGCATGCAGAATACTTGGAGTTGAGACCACACCCATGATTTTAGATGGCTTAGGAATCATACCTCTCTTTTCTTGGTATCATGAGGTAATTGTTCCACAATTctcaatttttcttcttatgctTGCGAATATTGCATTGGCATACTTGTTTTACAGAGTTTTGATAGAGAGGAGGACATCACTGGCATCCGAATACCGTCCTTGGAAATG GCAAGAGCTATGTCCAGAGAAGAGGATGCTATTCTATCCAAACCTACCTAAAATAATTGGTTCTGATTGTCTTGAGGATCGCATAAGATTAATACATGGAACTACAGCAAATGCATCTATGTGCCATGTGTTTGGCCATACTCATTTTTGTTGGGATGCAATGCTTGATGGTGTCAG ATATGTACAGGCACCTTTAGCCTACCCTAGAGAAAGGAAGAGGAGGATGAATGGGGGTGAAACTTGGCTGCCATTTTGTATCTATGCTGATGGTAAATTTGCTGAGAGACTTTCACCTTGTTATTGGTCTGATTACTATGCAGCTAATCCAAGAGAACCTCATAACAGTGAACTTGCTCCTTGGGTTGCCAGATTCTATAACCGATTACAGTAG
- the LOC8286472 gene encoding probable aquaporin TIP3-2, translating to MPRRYAFGRAEEATHPDSIRATLAEFVSTLIFVFAGEGSVLALDKLYRETGPPASGLVMVALAHGLALFSAVSASINISGGHLNPAVTFGALVGGRISVVLAFYYWIAQLLGAIVASLLLRLVTNGMRPVGFHVTSGVGEVHGLIMEMVMTFGLVYTVYATAIDPKRGSLGIIAPLAIGFIVGANILVGGPFDGASMNPARAFGPALVGWRWNNHWIYWLGPFVGGGLAALIYEYMVIPTEPPHHTHQPLAPEDY from the exons ATGCCTCGAAGATATGCATTTGGGAGGGCGGAAGAGGCCACCCACCCCGACTCCATCAGGGCCACATTAGCTGAATTCGTCTCCACTCTTATCTTCGTTTTCGCTGGTGAAGGCTCTGTGCTTGCTCTAG ACAAATTATATAGGGAAACAGGACCGCCGGCCTCAGGACTGGTGATGGTAGCGCTTGCACATGGATTGGCACTGTTTTCTGCAGTATCAGCTAGCATCAACATATCAGGTGGGCATCTGAATCCAGCAGTTACCTTCGGGGCTCTGGTCGGAGGAAGGATCTCGGTGGTTCTTGCTTTCTACTATTGGATTGCTCAGCTGCTTGGTGCTATTGTCGCTTCTCTGTTGTTGAGGCTTGTAACAAATGGCATG AGACCAGTAGGATTCCATGTGACATCAGGGGTTGGAGAAGTGCATGGGCTTATAATGGAGATGGTAATGACATTTGGACTGGTATACACAGTGTACGCAACAGCCATTGATCCTAAGAGAGGAAGCTTGGGCATCATTGCCCCACTAGCCATCGGGTTCATAGTTGGGGCAAACATATTAGTGGGCGGTCCCTTTGACGGAGCATCGATGAATCCAGCAAGAGCATTTGGACCAGCACTAGTTGGGTGGAGATGGAACAACCACTGGATATACTGGCTCGGCCCTTTCGTTGGAGGGGGGCTGGCTGCCCTGATATATGAGTACATGGTCATCCCGACTGAGCCACCGCATCATACTCATCAGCCTTTGGCCCCTGAAGACTACTAG